A region of Subdoligranulum variabile DNA encodes the following proteins:
- the acrB gene encoding acryloyl-CoA reductase electron transfer subunit gamma yields MKAIVCVKQVPDTQGKVAVKADGTMDRAAMATITNPDDLNAVEAALQLKDETGCEVVVVTMGPPPAEGMLRELIARGADRGVLVSGREFGGSDTFATSQILAAAVNKIGVGPEDIVFCGRQAIDGDTAQVGPQIAEKLHLPQVTYVTDIKKDGNSLVVKRQLEDGYMELKVNTPCLLTCIKELNNPRYMSVSGIFECYDKPIDVFDYNTLKDDPLIETDTIGLKGSPTNVYKSFAPPVKGAGMMVEDAAQLVGILNDKHLI; encoded by the coding sequence ATGAAAGCAATTGTTTGTGTCAAACAGGTTCCCGATACGCAGGGCAAGGTCGCTGTCAAGGCTGACGGCACCATGGACCGCGCAGCGATGGCAACCATCACCAACCCCGACGACCTGAACGCCGTCGAGGCCGCCCTGCAGCTCAAGGACGAGACCGGCTGCGAAGTCGTTGTCGTCACCATGGGCCCGCCGCCGGCCGAAGGCATGCTCCGTGAGCTGATCGCCCGCGGTGCCGACCGCGGCGTGCTGGTTTCCGGCCGTGAGTTCGGCGGTTCCGATACCTTCGCTACTTCCCAGATCCTGGCCGCTGCCGTCAACAAGATCGGCGTTGGCCCCGAGGACATCGTCTTCTGCGGCCGTCAGGCCATCGACGGCGATACCGCTCAGGTTGGTCCCCAGATCGCCGAGAAGCTGCATCTGCCCCAGGTCACCTATGTCACCGACATCAAGAAGGACGGCAACTCTCTGGTTGTCAAGCGCCAGCTTGAGGACGGCTACATGGAGCTGAAGGTCAACACGCCCTGCCTGCTGACCTGCATCAAGGAGCTGAACAATCCCCGTTACATGAGCGTGTCCGGCATCTTCGAGTGCTACGACAAGCCCATCGACGTTTTCGATTACAACACCCTGAAAGATGACCCGCTCATCGAGACCGACACCATCGGCCTCAAGGGCTCCCCGACGAATGTTTACAAGTCCTTTGCTCCTCCGGTCAAGGGCGCGGGCATGATGGTCGAGGATGCGGCCCAGCTGGTTGGCATCCTGAACGACAAGCACCTGATTTGA
- the acrA gene encoding acryloyl-CoA reductase electron transfer subunit beta: protein MAEFNAMDTAAFKGVWVFCEQREGQIQTISYQLLSEGRKLANDLGVELCGVVMGSELNEDYIKALGGYGADRVYYLDSPLLKDYTTDGYAKALCDLIMEKKPEIMLIGATNLGRDLGPRCAARLHTGLTADCTHLDVDVEKYKNFLRTTSNIDVDNTKFEENTNLKMTRPAFGGHLMATIICPRFRPQMSTVRPGVMQTQAFDEAGAAKVVVEKIAPALTADDIHVEILDIKKSAKKMVDLIGADVVVSVGRGISSDVDKGIALAEELAGVLGGVVGASRAVTDEGWLSSDHQVGQTGKTVHPRIYVALGISGAIQHVAGMQDSDTIIAINKNESAPIFDVATYGIVGDLFKVVPELIKEIRAAKA, encoded by the coding sequence ATGGCTGAATTCAATGCAATGGACACCGCCGCCTTCAAGGGCGTGTGGGTTTTCTGCGAGCAGCGCGAAGGCCAGATCCAGACCATCAGCTATCAGCTGCTGAGCGAAGGCCGCAAGCTGGCCAACGACCTCGGCGTTGAGCTGTGCGGTGTCGTTATGGGCAGCGAGCTCAACGAAGATTACATCAAGGCGCTGGGCGGCTACGGTGCCGACCGCGTCTACTACCTGGACAGCCCCCTGCTGAAGGACTACACCACCGATGGCTATGCCAAGGCGCTGTGCGACCTCATCATGGAGAAGAAGCCCGAGATCATGCTGATCGGCGCCACCAACCTGGGCCGTGACCTTGGTCCCCGCTGCGCTGCCCGTCTGCACACCGGCCTGACCGCCGACTGCACCCACCTGGATGTGGACGTGGAGAAGTACAAGAACTTCCTGCGCACCACCTCCAACATCGACGTGGACAACACCAAGTTCGAGGAGAACACCAACCTGAAGATGACCCGTCCTGCTTTCGGCGGTCACCTGATGGCCACCATCATCTGCCCCCGTTTCCGTCCGCAGATGTCCACCGTCCGTCCCGGCGTTATGCAGACCCAGGCCTTCGACGAGGCCGGTGCTGCCAAGGTCGTTGTCGAGAAGATCGCTCCCGCACTGACCGCCGATGATATCCATGTGGAGATCCTCGACATCAAGAAGAGCGCCAAGAAGATGGTCGACCTGATCGGTGCCGATGTGGTCGTTTCCGTCGGCCGCGGCATCAGCTCCGACGTGGACAAGGGCATTGCCCTGGCCGAGGAACTGGCCGGCGTTCTGGGCGGCGTTGTCGGTGCTTCCCGTGCCGTTACCGATGAGGGCTGGCTGTCCAGCGATCATCAGGTCGGCCAGACCGGCAAGACCGTGCATCCCCGCATCTATGTGGCCCTGGGTATCTCCGGCGCCATCCAGCATGTGGCCGGTATGCAGGATTCCGATACCATCATCGCCATCAACAAGAACGAGAGCGCCCCGATCTTCGATGTTGCCACCTACGGCATCGTCGGCGATCTGTTCAAGGTCGTTCCCGAACTGATCAAGGAGATCCGCGCCGCCAAGGCCTGA
- a CDS encoding ABC transporter ATP-binding protein, which produces MAAQQPIISIDHVSMRFNLAKEKHESLKEYFVALMHGGVRFDEFFALDDVSFDIMPGDFYGLIGLNGSGKSTLLKIISGVYKPSSGKVTVRGTIAPLIELGAGFDMDLTARENIYLNGTVLGYTPKYIDSKFDDIVEFSELKDFLDVPLKNYSSGMVARLAFAVATMTKPDILIADEILSVGDFLFQEKCERRMAELLSGGTTVILVSHSIDQIERMCNKVAWLDHGHLRRNGLTADITPEYRHFQKEDALPAKRTEE; this is translated from the coding sequence ATGGCAGCGCAACAGCCGATCATCTCCATCGACCATGTCTCGATGCGCTTCAATCTCGCCAAGGAAAAGCACGAGAGCCTGAAAGAATACTTTGTGGCCCTTATGCACGGCGGTGTCCGCTTTGACGAGTTCTTCGCCCTGGATGACGTCAGCTTTGACATCATGCCCGGGGACTTCTACGGCCTCATCGGTCTCAACGGCAGCGGCAAGAGCACGCTGCTCAAGATCATTTCCGGTGTGTACAAGCCCTCCAGCGGCAAGGTGACGGTACGCGGCACCATCGCCCCGCTCATCGAGCTGGGGGCCGGCTTCGACATGGACCTGACCGCCCGGGAAAACATCTACCTCAACGGTACGGTGCTGGGCTACACACCCAAGTATATCGACTCCAAGTTCGACGATATTGTGGAGTTCAGCGAACTGAAAGATTTTCTCGATGTGCCGCTGAAAAACTACTCTTCCGGCATGGTAGCCCGCCTGGCTTTCGCCGTGGCGACGATGACCAAGCCAGATATCCTCATCGCCGACGAGATCCTGTCGGTGGGCGACTTCCTCTTCCAGGAAAAATGCGAGCGCCGCATGGCGGAGCTGCTCTCTGGCGGCACCACGGTCATCCTGGTCAGCCATTCTATCGACCAGATCGAGCGGATGTGCAATAAGGTGGCCTGGCTGGACCACGGCCATCTGCGCCGCAACGGCCTGACCGCCGACATCACCCCGGAATACCGCCATTTCCAGAAGGAAGACGCCCTACCCGCCAAGCGGACGGAGGAATGA
- a CDS encoding glycosyltransferase family 2 protein gives MSQQTKRIKELFGYARTLTKEQGVGVMASRAAGFFKRRFFGKRARYLPAKKTLETQRSEAALHAKEWPTISILTPLYNTPPRFLQQFLDSVQEQTAPNWQLVLVDASDDAHGEVGRAVQQRAAEDSRIVYQKIQNGGIAANTNAAAALATGDYLALADHDDMLAPHAIYCMSKALAESKADFAYSDEALFEKVPQRPRVGHFKPDYAPEYLMAVNYICHLAVFRRELFAAVGGERPACDGAQDHDLFLRLIDEMQRRNPAARPLHVPQVLYYWRVHAASTSGGTGAKPYVEAAARKAVADHLAATGRHGAVEAGKFPGTCHVVWEIPEPQPLVSILIPNKDHTADLEKCLHSLYAKTTYDNFEVIVIENNSTDPATEAYYQQLPQRYDRARVVRYKGGFNFSRINNFGRKYATGSYLLLLNNDIEVINGDWLTQMVGECLQPGVGICGAMLYYPDDTIQHAGIITGLGGYAGHSHKYHKRGGSGYMFRLATVQDFSAVTAACLLVRTAVFDAVHGLDESLTVAYNDVDFCLRVRDAGWRIVWTPYAELYHHESKSRGSDEKDPAKKARFDAEHDRLYEVHGRENILHDPYYNPSLSLDYEDFRESGDLHHLK, from the coding sequence ATGAGTCAGCAGACCAAACGGATCAAGGAACTGTTCGGCTACGCCCGCACTCTGACCAAAGAGCAGGGCGTTGGGGTCATGGCCAGCCGGGCCGCCGGCTTTTTCAAGCGGCGGTTTTTCGGCAAGCGGGCGCGGTATCTGCCCGCCAAAAAGACGCTGGAAACCCAGCGCAGCGAGGCCGCCCTGCATGCCAAAGAATGGCCCACCATCAGCATCCTGACGCCGCTGTACAATACGCCGCCCCGGTTTTTGCAGCAATTCCTGGACAGTGTCCAGGAGCAGACGGCACCCAACTGGCAGCTGGTGCTGGTGGACGCCAGCGATGACGCTCACGGCGAAGTGGGCCGGGCGGTACAGCAACGGGCCGCGGAGGACAGCCGTATTGTCTACCAAAAAATTCAAAACGGCGGCATCGCGGCCAACACCAACGCGGCGGCGGCGCTGGCCACCGGGGACTATCTGGCGCTGGCGGACCACGACGATATGCTGGCCCCCCATGCCATCTACTGCATGAGCAAGGCCCTGGCCGAAAGCAAGGCCGATTTTGCCTACAGTGACGAAGCCCTCTTTGAAAAGGTCCCCCAGCGCCCGCGGGTGGGCCACTTCAAGCCGGATTACGCCCCGGAATACCTGATGGCCGTCAACTATATCTGCCACCTGGCAGTGTTCCGTCGGGAGCTGTTTGCGGCGGTGGGCGGCGAACGCCCTGCATGTGACGGCGCCCAGGACCATGACCTTTTCCTGCGCCTTATCGACGAGATGCAGCGCCGGAACCCGGCGGCGCGCCCCCTGCACGTTCCCCAGGTGCTCTATTACTGGCGGGTGCATGCGGCGTCCACCAGCGGCGGCACCGGGGCCAAGCCCTATGTGGAGGCAGCGGCCCGCAAGGCGGTGGCCGACCATCTGGCCGCCACCGGCCGCCACGGCGCCGTGGAAGCGGGCAAGTTCCCCGGCACCTGCCATGTGGTATGGGAGATTCCCGAACCCCAGCCGCTGGTGTCCATCCTGATCCCCAACAAGGACCACACCGCCGATCTGGAGAAGTGCCTGCACAGTCTGTATGCCAAAACGACCTACGACAATTTCGAGGTCATCGTCATCGAGAACAACTCCACCGACCCCGCCACCGAAGCCTACTATCAGCAGCTGCCCCAGCGGTACGACCGCGCACGGGTGGTGCGTTATAAGGGCGGGTTCAACTTCAGCCGCATCAACAACTTCGGCCGCAAGTACGCCACCGGCAGCTACCTTTTGCTGCTCAACAATGACATCGAAGTCATCAACGGCGACTGGCTGACCCAGATGGTAGGGGAGTGCCTGCAGCCCGGTGTGGGCATCTGCGGCGCCATGCTCTACTATCCCGACGATACCATCCAGCATGCCGGCATCATCACGGGGCTGGGCGGCTATGCGGGTCACAGCCACAAGTACCACAAGCGGGGCGGCAGCGGTTATATGTTCCGGCTGGCCACCGTGCAGGATTTCTCCGCGGTGACGGCGGCCTGCCTGCTGGTGCGCACGGCGGTGTTCGACGCCGTCCACGGCCTGGACGAGAGCCTGACCGTGGCTTACAACGATGTGGACTTCTGCCTGCGGGTGCGGGATGCCGGCTGGCGGATCGTCTGGACGCCCTACGCCGAGCTTTACCACCACGAGAGCAAATCCCGCGGTTCCGACGAGAAGGATCCCGCCAAAAAAGCCCGGTTTGACGCCGAACATGACCGCCTGTATGAGGTGCATGGCCGGGAAAACATCCTCCACGACCCATACTACAATCCCTCTCTCTCCCTGGACTATGAGGACTTCCGGGAGAGCGGCGATCTGCACCATCTGAAATAA
- a CDS encoding glycosyltransferase family 2 protein, producing MKQQPNNERPADLAVQDSVGGMARRLLNPAHLRDLAHRSMVTLREQGAEQLWRDVSFRVGLAFHHDDWRHRADLPLRRTLKAQRAAGLQGPCVSVVVPVFNTPLRFFDEMVKSVQRQTYANWQLVLVDASDEGHGEVSRRAQQYAAKDSRIICQKIENQGIAANTTAGFAAATGGYLALLDHDDVLYPNALFECVQTIQNTGTDFVYSDEIVLSADLKQLGGYHFKPDFAPDYLRGVNFITHLAVFSRPLLDAAGAYESSEFDGAQDHDLILRLTEKAKKIEHIKQVLYIWRGHAGSTAAGMEAKPYAIAAGERAIDAQLKRLGLPGRAMAVADAPGAFQVRYELTGHPLISVLIPNKDHTDDLDRCLTSLYKNAGYDNFEVLVIENNSTDPATEAYYQTLPQRFDRCRVVRYEGPFNFSAINNFGAKFAQGEHLLLLNNDIEILSEDFLRELLSYSQRPDVGAVGAKLYYPDDTIQHAGVLMGINGSAGHSHKSYPRTAVGDMYRLVTTQDYMAVTGACLMTKASLYKAAGGLDEERFAVAYNDVDYCLKLWMQGLLNVYTPRAEAYHYESKSRGLDTLSENAKRYEREKANFYAKYRQYIDNYDPYYNPHFNNLFENFGLK from the coding sequence ATGAAGCAACAACCCAACAACGAACGTCCCGCCGATCTGGCCGTACAGGACAGCGTGGGCGGGATGGCCCGCCGTCTGCTGAATCCCGCCCATCTGCGGGATCTGGCCCACCGTTCGATGGTCACTCTGCGGGAGCAGGGGGCGGAACAGCTCTGGCGGGATGTGTCCTTCCGGGTGGGGCTGGCCTTTCATCACGACGACTGGCGGCACCGGGCAGACCTGCCCCTGCGCCGCACCCTGAAAGCCCAGCGGGCCGCCGGTCTGCAGGGCCCTTGCGTCAGTGTGGTGGTGCCGGTCTTCAATACGCCGCTGCGCTTTTTCGACGAGATGGTGAAGAGCGTCCAGCGCCAGACCTATGCCAACTGGCAGCTGGTGCTGGTGGATGCCAGCGACGAAGGCCACGGGGAGGTCTCCCGGCGGGCACAACAGTACGCCGCCAAGGACAGCCGCATCATCTGCCAGAAGATTGAAAACCAGGGCATTGCTGCCAACACGACGGCGGGCTTTGCTGCGGCAACCGGCGGCTATCTGGCCCTGCTGGACCACGACGACGTGCTCTATCCCAACGCCCTCTTTGAATGTGTGCAGACCATCCAAAATACCGGCACGGATTTTGTCTACAGTGACGAGATCGTGCTGTCGGCAGACCTGAAACAGCTGGGCGGTTACCATTTCAAACCGGACTTTGCTCCCGATTATCTGCGGGGCGTCAACTTCATCACCCATCTGGCGGTATTCAGCCGTCCGCTGCTGGACGCGGCGGGGGCCTATGAATCCAGCGAGTTTGACGGCGCCCAGGACCATGACCTGATCCTGCGGCTCACCGAAAAGGCCAAAAAGATCGAGCACATCAAACAGGTGCTCTATATCTGGCGGGGCCACGCGGGATCCACGGCGGCGGGCATGGAAGCCAAACCCTACGCCATTGCGGCAGGGGAGCGGGCCATCGACGCCCAGCTGAAGCGGCTGGGCCTGCCCGGCCGGGCCATGGCAGTGGCCGACGCGCCCGGCGCTTTCCAGGTGCGGTACGAACTCACGGGTCATCCGCTGATCAGCGTGCTCATCCCCAACAAGGACCATACCGACGATCTGGACCGCTGCCTGACGAGCCTTTATAAAAACGCCGGGTACGATAACTTCGAGGTCCTCGTCATCGAGAACAACTCCACAGACCCTGCCACCGAAGCCTACTACCAGACCCTGCCCCAGCGGTTTGACCGGTGCCGGGTGGTGCGGTATGAGGGGCCCTTCAACTTCTCGGCCATCAACAACTTCGGCGCAAAATTTGCCCAGGGCGAACATCTGCTGCTGCTGAACAACGATATCGAGATTCTCTCGGAAGATTTCCTGCGGGAACTGCTTAGCTACAGCCAGCGCCCCGACGTGGGCGCGGTGGGCGCCAAACTCTATTATCCCGACGATACCATCCAGCATGCAGGCGTGCTCATGGGCATCAACGGCAGTGCGGGCCACAGCCACAAGAGCTACCCCCGCACGGCGGTGGGCGACATGTACCGCCTGGTGACTACCCAGGACTATATGGCCGTCACCGGCGCCTGCCTGATGACCAAGGCCTCGCTGTATAAGGCAGCTGGTGGCCTCGACGAAGAAAGGTTTGCCGTGGCCTACAACGACGTGGACTATTGCCTGAAACTCTGGATGCAGGGTCTGCTTAATGTCTACACCCCCCGCGCCGAAGCCTACCACTACGAGAGCAAGAGCCGGGGACTGGATACCCTGTCGGAGAACGCCAAACGCTACGAGCGGGAGAAGGCCAACTTCTACGCCAAATACCGGCAGTATATCGACAACTACGATCCCTACTACAACCCGCATTTCAACAATCTGTTTGAAAACTTCGGCCTGAAATAA
- a CDS encoding 5-formyltetrahydrofolate cyclo-ligase has product MTKREARARAKALRAALNMQTTGRDMAKALFALPCWQKADTVLAFASLPDEPNTWPILQRALADGKRLLLPRVSGAGRMEWVEIPDLALLRQGAYGIPEPPGDLLAVCPPEGDRTLLLIPCLAVRSDGVRLGRGGGYYDRFLAHAKGKRLLLCPAALVLPDLPADGWDIRFSPDEILTEKGLLQ; this is encoded by the coding sequence ATGACCAAACGGGAGGCCCGCGCCCGCGCAAAAGCCCTGCGCGCCGCGCTGAATATGCAAACTACGGGCAGGGATATGGCCAAGGCGCTGTTTGCGCTGCCCTGCTGGCAAAAGGCGGACACCGTGCTGGCCTTTGCCTCCCTGCCCGACGAGCCCAACACCTGGCCTATTCTCCAGCGCGCCTTAGCCGACGGCAAGCGGCTTTTGCTGCCCCGGGTGAGCGGGGCAGGCCGGATGGAGTGGGTGGAGATTCCCGATCTTGCCCTTTTGCGGCAGGGTGCCTACGGTATTCCGGAACCGCCCGGCGACCTTTTGGCGGTCTGTCCGCCCGAAGGCGACCGCACGCTGCTGCTCATCCCCTGCCTGGCCGTCCGGTCCGATGGTGTGCGGCTGGGCCGCGGCGGCGGGTATTATGACCGATTTTTGGCACATGCTAAGGGAAAGCGTCTGCTGCTTTGTCCCGCAGCGCTGGTACTGCCCGACCTGCCCGCCGATGGATGGGACATCCGGTTTTCCCCTGATGAAATTCTGACCGAGAAAGGACTTTTACAATGA
- the rfbC gene encoding dTDP-4-dehydrorhamnose 3,5-epimerase — translation MGKFNFIKTEIPEVQVIEPTVFGDDRGYFMETYQIDDFAAAGIDKPFVQDNQSRSTKGVLRGLHFQKNHTQGKLVRVTLGEVFDVAVDCRPHSATFGKWVGVTLSAENKKMLYIPEGFAHGFVVLSDVAEFCYKCTDVYDPTSEGGIPYDDPTVNVQWPDCGCEHKTSAKDKEHTPFAEQKFEFFEKY, via the coding sequence ATGGGCAAGTTCAATTTTATCAAGACCGAGATCCCCGAAGTGCAGGTGATCGAACCGACAGTGTTCGGCGATGACCGCGGTTATTTCATGGAGACCTACCAGATCGACGACTTTGCCGCTGCCGGCATCGACAAGCCCTTTGTGCAGGACAACCAGAGCCGTTCCACCAAGGGCGTGCTGCGCGGGCTGCATTTCCAGAAGAACCACACCCAGGGAAAACTGGTGCGTGTGACGCTGGGCGAAGTCTTCGACGTGGCCGTGGACTGCCGTCCTCACAGTGCCACCTTCGGCAAATGGGTGGGCGTGACCCTCTCGGCCGAAAACAAGAAGATGCTCTACATCCCCGAGGGTTTTGCCCACGGTTTCGTGGTGCTGTCCGACGTGGCGGAATTCTGCTACAAGTGCACCGATGTGTATGATCCCACCTCGGAAGGCGGCATCCCCTACGATGATCCCACTGTCAACGTGCAGTGGCCGGACTGCGGCTGCGAGCACAAGACCAGCGCCAAGGACAAGGAGCATACCCCCTTCGCGGAACAGAAGTTTGAATTCTTCGAGAAGTACTAA
- a CDS encoding acyl-CoA dehydrogenase family protein — translation MDFTLSKQQQMVQKMYKEFAENEVKPLAKKVDAEEYFPVETVQKMAKLGMMGIYFPKEVGGAGGDVLSYVMAVEEMSKVCGTTGVIISAHTSLCAAPIFENGTPEQKAKYLPKLCSGEWIGAFGLTEPGAGTDAQGQQTFAVDEGDHWKLNGSKIFITNAGYANVFIIIAVTGTVLDKRGRKQKEISAFIVERTDPGFKVGKPEDKMGIRGSSTCELIMEDCIIPKDRLLGVKGKGFQLAMATLDGGRIGIAAQALGIAEGALDETVAYVKERKQFGRSISAFQNTQFELAEMKARVDAAKFLVYQAALKKQSVMDGAKARYSVEAAEAKLIAARTASDVTRRCLQLFGGYGYTRDYPIERMMRDAKITEIYEGTSEVQMMVISGAMLK, via the coding sequence ATGGATTTTACTCTGTCCAAGCAGCAGCAAATGGTCCAGAAAATGTACAAGGAATTTGCTGAGAACGAAGTCAAGCCTCTCGCCAAAAAGGTCGATGCCGAGGAATATTTCCCCGTTGAGACCGTTCAGAAGATGGCGAAGCTGGGCATGATGGGCATCTACTTCCCGAAGGAAGTCGGCGGCGCCGGCGGCGATGTGCTGTCCTACGTCATGGCCGTTGAGGAGATGTCCAAGGTCTGCGGCACCACCGGTGTCATCATCTCCGCCCACACCTCTCTGTGCGCCGCTCCCATTTTCGAGAACGGCACCCCCGAGCAGAAGGCCAAGTACCTGCCCAAGCTGTGCAGCGGCGAGTGGATCGGCGCGTTCGGTCTGACCGAGCCCGGCGCCGGCACCGATGCCCAGGGCCAGCAGACCTTCGCCGTTGACGAGGGCGATCACTGGAAGCTGAACGGCTCCAAGATCTTCATCACCAACGCCGGCTACGCCAACGTCTTCATCATCATCGCCGTTACCGGCACCGTGCTGGACAAGCGCGGCCGCAAGCAGAAGGAAATCTCCGCCTTCATCGTCGAGCGCACCGATCCCGGTTTCAAGGTCGGCAAGCCCGAGGACAAGATGGGCATCCGTGGTTCCTCCACCTGCGAGCTGATCATGGAAGACTGCATCATCCCGAAGGACCGTCTGCTGGGTGTCAAGGGCAAGGGCTTCCAGCTGGCCATGGCCACCCTGGACGGCGGCCGTATCGGCATTGCTGCCCAGGCTCTGGGCATCGCCGAGGGCGCCCTGGACGAGACCGTCGCCTACGTCAAAGAGCGTAAGCAGTTCGGCCGTTCCATCTCTGCGTTCCAGAACACCCAGTTCGAGCTGGCCGAGATGAAGGCTCGCGTGGATGCCGCCAAGTTCCTGGTTTACCAGGCCGCTCTGAAGAAGCAGAGCGTGATGGACGGCGCCAAGGCCCGTTACAGCGTCGAGGCCGCCGAGGCCAAGCTGATCGCCGCCCGTACCGCCAGCGATGTGACCCGCCGCTGCCTGCAGCTGTTCGGCGGTTATGGCTACACCCGTGACTATCCCATCGAGCGCATGATGCGCGATGCCAAGATCACCGAGATCTACGAAGGCACCAGCGAAGTCCAGATGATGGTCATTTCCGGCGCGATGCTGAAGTAA
- a CDS encoding ABC transporter permease, with amino-acid sequence MQSFKNSFASFWKYRYLLQNLITRDFKLKYRRSVLGVAWSVLNPLLTCLVMFLVFDSIMKGLRGEGIPNFAGFLIIGQLLFNFFRESTSMAMESVLKNAPLLRKVYIPKYIFPMEKCCFALVNCAFSFIALVIVFVITWTPVTWATAWMAIYPLIMLFFFSLGIGLLLSALYVFVRDIMHIWEVFCTLLVYASAIFYDPETLSGIMQRLIHINPMYWYITAFRRCVLWGQGLDATMMVVCFLCAAVSMVLGIVVFKKNQDKFVLYM; translated from the coding sequence GTGCAAAGTTTCAAAAACAGTTTTGCCAGTTTCTGGAAGTACCGTTATCTCTTGCAGAACCTCATCACGCGGGACTTCAAGCTGAAATACCGGCGCAGCGTGCTGGGCGTGGCCTGGAGCGTGCTGAACCCGCTGCTGACCTGCCTGGTCATGTTCCTGGTGTTCGACTCCATCATGAAGGGCCTGCGCGGGGAGGGCATCCCCAACTTTGCGGGCTTTCTGATCATCGGCCAGCTGCTGTTCAACTTCTTCCGGGAGTCCACCAGCATGGCCATGGAGAGCGTGCTCAAGAATGCGCCGTTGCTGCGCAAGGTCTATATCCCCAAATACATCTTCCCCATGGAGAAGTGCTGCTTCGCCCTGGTGAACTGCGCTTTCAGTTTCATTGCGCTGGTCATCGTCTTTGTCATTACCTGGACGCCGGTGACCTGGGCCACCGCCTGGATGGCCATCTACCCGCTGATCATGCTCTTTTTCTTCAGCCTGGGCATCGGCCTGCTGCTGTCGGCGCTCTACGTCTTTGTGCGGGACATCATGCATATCTGGGAAGTGTTCTGCACGCTGCTGGTCTACGCCAGCGCCATCTTCTATGATCCCGAAACGCTGTCCGGCATCATGCAGCGGCTCATCCATATCAACCCCATGTACTGGTATATCACGGCCTTCCGCCGCTGTGTGCTGTGGGGCCAGGGGCTGGATGCCACCATGATGGTGGTCTGCTTCCTCTGCGCCGCCGTCAGCATGGTGCTGGGTATTGTGGTTTTCAAGAAAAATCAGGACAAGTTTGTCCTGTACATGTAA